A genomic segment from Luteibacter aegosomatis encodes:
- a CDS encoding ABC transporter ATP-binding protein, whose amino-acid sequence MANADTIPMHMSGPGLAVNALRSHRIGPVSFDLRPGECVAVMGASGAGKTLLLRLLADLDPGEGSVSLDGVERDSMSPPDWRRQVMLVSAVAGWWAATAGEHFTDATRADVAALCRELRLPDDIMGRAVAHLSTGEKQRLALVRAIVERPDILLLDEPTSGLDREAASAVETCLKGLLGKGTGILLVTHDAGQASRMATRIYLLKDGSLQPG is encoded by the coding sequence ATGGCTAATGCCGACACCATCCCCATGCACATGAGCGGACCCGGCCTTGCCGTCAACGCATTGCGAAGCCATCGCATCGGCCCGGTGTCGTTCGATCTGCGCCCCGGCGAGTGCGTGGCCGTCATGGGCGCATCGGGCGCAGGGAAGACGCTCCTGCTTCGCCTCCTCGCCGATCTGGATCCCGGTGAAGGAAGCGTTTCGCTGGATGGCGTGGAACGGGACAGCATGTCACCGCCGGACTGGCGGCGGCAGGTCATGCTCGTGTCCGCGGTAGCCGGTTGGTGGGCCGCCACCGCAGGTGAACATTTCACGGATGCCACGCGGGCGGACGTTGCGGCTCTCTGCCGGGAACTCCGCTTACCCGATGACATCATGGGTCGCGCGGTGGCCCATCTGTCGACCGGTGAGAAACAGCGGCTGGCACTTGTTCGCGCCATCGTCGAGCGCCCGGACATCCTCCTCCTCGATGAGCCGACAAGTGGTCTCGATCGGGAGGCGGCATCGGCGGTCGAGACGTGCTTAAAGGGGCTGCTTGGCAAAGGCACGGGCATCTTGCTCGTCACTCACGATGCCGGCCAGGCATCGCGCATGGCCACGCGTATTTACCTGTTGAAGGACGGGAGCCTCCAGCCTGGATGA
- a CDS encoding aspartate/glutamate racemase family protein, whose amino-acid sequence MKTLGILGGMSAASTQIYYRELCRLTAERLGGLHSPELLIRSVDFADIEALQMAGEWGRAGERLNAEAKALERGGAELLILATNTMHTVAAQMMDGVGIPLLHIADATASRIAAAGLRSPGLMATAFTMEQSFYTDRLAEAGLDVILPDEADRAETHRIIYDELCRQIVSEASRQAYVGIAERLVARGADCLILGCTEVGMLLDQGNVSVPVFDTTLVHCEAAMEWAW is encoded by the coding sequence ATGAAGACCCTAGGCATCCTCGGAGGCATGTCCGCCGCGTCCACGCAGATCTATTACCGCGAACTCTGCCGCCTGACCGCCGAGCGTCTCGGTGGCCTCCACTCGCCGGAGTTGCTGATCCGCTCGGTCGACTTCGCCGACATCGAGGCGTTGCAGATGGCGGGCGAGTGGGGAAGGGCAGGCGAACGGCTGAACGCGGAGGCGAAAGCCCTCGAACGGGGCGGGGCCGAACTGCTCATCCTTGCGACCAACACCATGCACACGGTGGCGGCTCAGATGATGGACGGCGTGGGCATCCCGCTGCTGCACATCGCCGACGCCACCGCATCCCGCATCGCCGCGGCCGGGCTGCGATCACCGGGCCTGATGGCGACGGCGTTCACGATGGAGCAGAGCTTCTACACCGATCGCCTCGCCGAGGCCGGGCTGGACGTGATCCTGCCCGACGAAGCCGACCGCGCGGAAACACACAGGATCATCTACGACGAGCTATGCCGACAGATCGTCAGCGAGGCGAGCCGGCAGGCCTATGTCGGCATCGCGGAGCGGCTCGTGGCGCGAGGGGCGGATTGCCTTATCCTCGGCTGCACGGAGGTGGGGATGTTGCTCGATCAGGGGAACGTCTCCGTGCCGGTGTTCGATACGACGTTGGTTCACTGCGAAGCCGCGATGGAGTGGGCATGGTGA
- a CDS encoding ArnT family glycosyltransferase, whose protein sequence is MDDVFNGRTEDGGVRHSLIRLPSVSKPCSRSSGFGRCRRLESDVLVDYPVGLSERAASAHRSTQLIAMRVGGLVALLGIRFSWLSASPLNSDEPQHAHVAWSIAQGAMPYRDVFDNHGPLFSTMYSVLLSALGERPDILWCLRLAVVPWYALVLVATWLIARRLYSRGVADATALLVGLFPIVFIKSGEFRTDDLWAALWLSGTAIAVLARERPWRWLSSGLMFGAALSVSQKTLPLAAMAIAVATAVWAVPWRASRRVASTNALALLAGVFVVPGAFVLWLVSHHDTAPAWYDIVAYNLAPTGVSGRPWHLFGYLLVALGVLAWTAWRARLIDATARWQAFLGVHALLFMLMIWIAWPLPTEQDFLPVIPMAVLSLVGLVDRTAVVPAKGKVALVSVVALAEAALVIRHAPPWHDALAGFQSQLRVVLACTIPTDMLMDAKSGSIFRRRPYYPVIESLARQRFENGRLPDDIAAALIANHTMTALDDRYPPAAQAFIERNYRPGTAGVRMAGLSLVPSASRQRFDLDLAGDYIVTDGRREVPVSIDGQRPGTSWSLGAGPHTLDATTDQPRMLLWRQAWECGWRPDIVQ, encoded by the coding sequence GTGGACGACGTATTCAACGGACGCACGGAAGACGGCGGCGTACGGCACTCATTAATTCGTTTGCCTTCGGTATCGAAGCCGTGTTCGCGCTCTAGCGGGTTTGGCAGGTGCCGCCGTTTGGAGAGTGACGTGTTAGTCGACTATCCCGTGGGCTTGTCGGAGCGAGCTGCGAGTGCTCATCGCTCGACGCAGCTCATTGCCATGCGGGTGGGCGGTCTCGTCGCCCTGCTCGGCATCCGCTTTTCATGGCTGTCCGCCTCTCCGCTGAACTCCGACGAGCCGCAGCATGCCCACGTGGCGTGGAGCATCGCGCAGGGCGCCATGCCGTACCGCGATGTCTTCGACAATCACGGACCGCTCTTCAGCACGATGTATTCGGTCCTGCTATCCGCGCTCGGCGAGCGCCCGGACATCCTGTGGTGTCTTCGGCTGGCCGTCGTGCCCTGGTATGCGCTCGTGCTGGTGGCGACCTGGCTCATCGCGCGACGGCTCTATTCGCGCGGGGTCGCCGACGCGACGGCGCTTCTCGTTGGCCTGTTTCCCATCGTGTTCATCAAGTCGGGCGAGTTCCGGACGGACGATCTGTGGGCGGCCTTGTGGCTCTCCGGTACGGCGATCGCCGTCCTCGCGCGGGAGCGACCGTGGCGCTGGCTGTCGAGTGGCCTGATGTTCGGTGCGGCGTTATCCGTGTCGCAAAAGACGCTGCCGTTGGCGGCCATGGCCATCGCGGTCGCGACGGCCGTTTGGGCCGTGCCGTGGCGGGCAAGCCGCCGCGTCGCGTCGACGAATGCCTTGGCCCTGCTCGCGGGTGTATTCGTCGTTCCGGGGGCGTTCGTCCTATGGCTGGTATCGCACCACGACACAGCACCGGCCTGGTACGACATCGTGGCGTACAACCTCGCTCCCACCGGCGTTTCGGGGCGTCCCTGGCACCTTTTCGGCTACCTGCTGGTTGCCCTCGGAGTGCTTGCCTGGACGGCATGGCGCGCCCGACTGATCGACGCGACGGCGAGATGGCAGGCGTTTCTCGGCGTGCACGCGCTGCTTTTCATGCTGATGATCTGGATCGCCTGGCCGCTGCCGACCGAGCAGGATTTCCTGCCCGTGATCCCGATGGCGGTGCTTTCGCTGGTGGGCCTCGTCGATCGTACGGCCGTCGTGCCAGCCAAGGGCAAGGTCGCACTCGTGTCCGTCGTCGCGCTCGCGGAAGCGGCGTTGGTGATCAGGCACGCGCCGCCTTGGCACGATGCCCTGGCCGGATTTCAGTCCCAGTTGCGCGTCGTGCTCGCGTGCACCATCCCCACCGATATGCTGATGGACGCGAAGAGCGGAAGCATTTTCCGCCGGAGACCGTACTACCCGGTCATCGAGAGCCTGGCCCGGCAGCGCTTCGAGAACGGACGCCTACCCGACGACATCGCCGCTGCGCTGATCGCGAACCATACGATGACGGCGCTCGACGACCGCTACCCGCCAGCGGCGCAGGCGTTCATCGAACGTAACTACCGGCCGGGCACGGCGGGCGTACGCATGGCGGGTTTGTCGCTGGTTCCGTCCGCCAGCCGACAGCGATTCGACCTGGACCTAGCCGGCGACTACATCGTGACGGACGGTCGGCGAGAGGTTCCCGTCTCCATCGATGGGCAGCGCCCCGGCACGTCATGGTCGCTCGGCGCCGGGCCTCACACACTGGACGCCACGACCGACCAGCCACGGATGCTCCTATGGCGCCAGGCGTGGGAATGCGGTTGGAGGCCGGATATCGTGCAGTGA
- a CDS encoding YciI family protein: MKYLGLAYFTPEKFDAMAPEAVKALVSQCPPLDEKMRATGKMLVSASLGDLEQWRTLRPQGGKTRVSDGPYTESKEIVGGLFIIEADSQEEALRIASMHPAATLGEEGGWAVELIPMDFYLVP, translated from the coding sequence ATGAAGTACCTAGGCCTGGCTTATTTCACCCCTGAAAAATTCGATGCCATGGCGCCGGAGGCCGTCAAGGCGCTGGTCAGCCAATGCCCCCCGTTGGACGAGAAGATGCGCGCCACCGGCAAGATGCTGGTCTCGGCCTCCCTCGGCGACCTGGAGCAGTGGCGGACGCTTCGCCCGCAAGGCGGCAAGACGCGCGTGAGCGACGGACCCTACACCGAGTCGAAGGAGATCGTCGGCGGCCTCTTCATCATCGAGGCGGATAGCCAGGAAGAGGCGCTTCGCATCGCGTCCATGCACCCGGCGGCGACGCTGGGCGAAGAGGGTGGGTGGGCTGTCGAACTGATTCCCATGGATTTCTATCTCGTCCCCTAG
- a CDS encoding phosphatase PAP2 family protein, whose product MRRLSASLAIVLLLAVSPVVYASGGPFGIDHRVARDDSGIWKRSNQHVLLYGTLLTVGIGALAKGDNDPLGDTFWRSVDSIVVTTGTVTVMKHVFRRERPEQTNDPNRWFKSGGRSFPSGEVSTITAAVTPFIVNYGEDHPMVYALALLPAYDAIARVKVQGHWQSDVLAGAALGFGIGWWSSRRTESPFVLSLLPGGFRVGFVHHFR is encoded by the coding sequence ATGCGACGATTATCAGCGAGTCTCGCCATCGTTCTGCTCTTGGCCGTATCGCCCGTGGTCTACGCGTCCGGCGGCCCGTTCGGCATCGATCATCGGGTGGCGAGGGACGACAGTGGCATCTGGAAACGTTCCAACCAGCATGTCCTGCTTTACGGCACCCTCCTCACCGTGGGCATCGGCGCCCTGGCGAAAGGCGACAACGATCCCCTGGGTGACACCTTCTGGCGGTCCGTCGACTCGATCGTCGTGACGACCGGAACCGTGACCGTCATGAAGCACGTATTCCGACGCGAGCGCCCTGAACAGACGAACGACCCCAACCGCTGGTTCAAATCCGGCGGAAGGAGTTTCCCCAGCGGTGAGGTATCGACGATCACCGCGGCGGTGACGCCTTTCATCGTCAACTACGGCGAAGACCATCCCATGGTGTACGCGTTGGCGTTGTTGCCTGCCTACGACGCGATCGCCCGGGTGAAGGTGCAGGGGCACTGGCAGAGCGACGTTCTCGCAGGCGCTGCCTTGGGATTCGGCATCGGCTGGTGGAGCAGCCGTCGCACCGAATCGCCCTTCGTGCTCAGCCTGCTCCCTGGCGGCTTCAGGGTAGGGTTCGTGCACCATTTCCGCTGA
- a CDS encoding glycoside hydrolase family 38 C-terminal domain-containing protein — MKRRDLLKGFTLATGALTLAGPGMAYAAEPTKNDGTDIARSIRGLRRVDGRLRQPIRITPPSPASGQEIAVAIDGHDVDRRTLSPGGTSFDVFLDPVSAPRQVDLVVTIGTRKLTQRLELKPVRRMDVFVLPHSHHDLGYTERQADVEDRQVRNITRAIELARQTEHHPEGSRFVWNLEVLWGADLYLRRASAAGQAEFVEAVKKGWIALNGAYANELTGLCRPEELIQLFRFGTELAERTGTPVDSAMMSDVPGYTWGTVEAMAQAGIRYFSAAPNYFDRIGRFMDTLQDKPFWWVSPSGTSKVLFWIPWTGYAMSHVMKADDDWVGKYQARMDEVKFPYDISYVRWAGHGDNAEPDPGIVDFVKAWNATYEWPKFTIASTSTAFRAFEQKYGHQLPQMQGDLTPYWEDGAASSAAETALNRNAADRLSQASAALSLVRPEAFDRKAFDEAWRNVLLYSEHTWGAAASVTEPEAAMTTAQWEVKRSFAVEADRRASELLALAGQGGDTSRLEIVNTSSWPRGGIAMLPKSLSGTGDRVTDARGAPWPSQRLANGDLAVLVPSIAGYASTVVTLSDQAAHAPATSVTFRNNVLSNGLVRVDIHPSSGDVVGLHAHGGDVNLVDGREGWALNQFLLLRGDDVDHLERSHDATLVVEDHGPLVVTLRIDAAAPLCRSLTRRVRLAAGQDFVELHNTVDKERAAYSQALDRDKRHPALKESIQFAFPFAVPGGQLTLDEPFAQVRPEYDQLPGSCKNWMPVGRWADVSNADHGVTWATLDAPLVEVGAVTATKLNSQTDPDVWIRNLEPTQTFFSWVMNNHWGTNYRAWQEGPVTFRYALRPHGRADAAEASRFATGLSQPLLVLPVTEDTARRAKAFVRVEPESVLVEALTPSADGRAWIMRLRNASGAAVQARIRWSERAGATATYMSDTAESERDRLPDGFSLAPGELFTTRTVRRTT, encoded by the coding sequence ATGAAACGTCGCGACCTCCTCAAGGGCTTTACCCTCGCTACCGGCGCCTTGACGCTCGCCGGCCCCGGCATGGCTTATGCGGCCGAGCCGACGAAAAACGACGGCACCGACATCGCGCGATCGATCCGTGGCCTTCGCCGCGTCGATGGACGGCTCAGGCAGCCGATACGCATCACGCCGCCTTCTCCCGCATCGGGCCAGGAGATCGCCGTGGCCATCGACGGACACGACGTCGATCGCCGGACGCTATCGCCTGGCGGCACGTCGTTCGACGTCTTCCTGGACCCTGTTTCCGCGCCCCGGCAGGTCGACCTCGTCGTGACCATCGGCACGAGGAAACTCACGCAACGGCTCGAGTTGAAGCCCGTTCGCCGCATGGATGTCTTCGTACTGCCGCACTCGCATCATGACCTCGGTTACACCGAACGCCAGGCCGACGTCGAGGATCGCCAGGTGCGCAACATCACCCGGGCGATCGAGCTTGCCCGGCAAACGGAGCACCATCCGGAAGGCTCGCGCTTCGTCTGGAACCTCGAGGTCCTATGGGGTGCCGACCTTTACCTGCGACGGGCATCGGCCGCCGGACAAGCCGAGTTCGTCGAGGCGGTGAAGAAGGGCTGGATCGCGCTCAACGGCGCCTACGCCAACGAACTGACCGGGCTGTGTCGCCCGGAGGAATTGATCCAGTTGTTCCGCTTCGGCACTGAACTGGCCGAACGCACCGGTACTCCCGTCGATTCGGCCATGATGAGTGACGTACCGGGGTATACGTGGGGCACCGTCGAGGCCATGGCGCAGGCCGGCATCCGCTATTTCTCCGCGGCGCCCAATTACTTCGACCGCATCGGGCGTTTCATGGATACGCTCCAGGACAAGCCGTTCTGGTGGGTATCGCCGTCGGGCACCTCGAAAGTGCTTTTCTGGATTCCCTGGACGGGCTACGCCATGTCCCATGTCATGAAGGCCGACGACGACTGGGTCGGCAAATACCAGGCGCGCATGGACGAGGTGAAGTTTCCCTACGACATCTCCTACGTGCGGTGGGCAGGGCATGGCGACAATGCCGAGCCCGATCCGGGCATCGTCGATTTCGTCAAGGCATGGAACGCGACCTACGAATGGCCGAAGTTCACCATCGCCTCGACCAGCACGGCGTTCCGGGCCTTCGAGCAGAAGTACGGCCATCAGTTGCCGCAGATGCAGGGCGACCTCACGCCTTACTGGGAAGACGGCGCCGCATCGTCGGCCGCCGAGACCGCCCTGAACCGCAACGCCGCCGATCGCCTTTCCCAGGCCTCCGCGGCGCTCTCGCTCGTGCGCCCCGAAGCGTTCGACCGCAAGGCATTCGATGAGGCATGGCGTAACGTGCTGCTGTATTCCGAGCACACCTGGGGCGCCGCGGCGAGCGTGACCGAGCCCGAGGCCGCGATGACGACGGCACAGTGGGAGGTCAAGCGATCGTTCGCGGTAGAAGCGGACCGGCGTGCGAGCGAGCTGCTGGCGTTGGCCGGGCAGGGCGGCGACACGAGCCGCCTGGAGATCGTCAACACGTCGTCGTGGCCACGCGGCGGCATCGCGATGCTGCCGAAATCGCTTTCCGGCACGGGGGATCGGGTCACCGATGCCCGTGGCGCGCCATGGCCGTCGCAGCGCCTGGCGAACGGCGACCTCGCCGTACTCGTGCCATCCATCGCCGGCTACGCGTCGACCGTCGTCACGCTGTCGGACCAGGCGGCGCATGCGCCCGCGACGTCGGTGACGTTCCGGAACAACGTGCTATCGAACGGCCTGGTGCGTGTCGATATCCATCCATCGTCGGGCGACGTCGTGGGTCTGCATGCCCACGGCGGCGACGTCAATCTCGTCGACGGCCGAGAAGGCTGGGCACTCAACCAGTTCCTCCTGCTCCGTGGCGACGACGTCGACCACCTGGAACGAAGCCACGATGCCACCCTCGTCGTCGAAGACCACGGGCCACTCGTGGTTACGCTGCGCATCGATGCCGCCGCACCGCTGTGCCGTAGCCTGACACGACGCGTGAGGCTCGCCGCGGGACAGGATTTCGTCGAGCTGCACAACACCGTCGACAAGGAGCGCGCCGCATACAGCCAGGCGCTCGACCGCGACAAGCGGCATCCGGCGCTGAAGGAGAGCATCCAGTTCGCGTTTCCCTTCGCGGTGCCCGGCGGTCAACTCACGCTCGACGAACCGTTCGCCCAGGTCCGTCCCGAATACGACCAGTTGCCGGGCTCCTGCAAGAACTGGATGCCGGTCGGCCGCTGGGCCGACGTATCCAACGCCGACCACGGCGTGACGTGGGCGACGCTGGATGCGCCCCTGGTCGAAGTGGGCGCCGTCACGGCGACCAAGCTCAACTCCCAGACCGACCCCGACGTGTGGATTCGCAACCTCGAGCCCACGCAGACCTTCTTCTCCTGGGTAATGAACAACCACTGGGGCACCAACTACCGGGCGTGGCAGGAAGGGCCGGTGACCTTCCGGTACGCGCTGCGGCCCCATGGCCGGGCCGATGCCGCCGAGGCCAGCCGCTTCGCCACGGGCCTGAGCCAACCGCTCCTCGTGCTGCCGGTCACCGAGGACACGGCACGCCGCGCTAAGGCTTTTGTAAGGGTGGAGCCCGAAAGTGTCCTCGTCGAAGCGCTCACGCCCAGTGCCGATGGCCGGGCGTGGATCATGCGCCTGCGCAATGCCTCGGGTGCGGCGGTGCAGGCTCGAATCCGATGGTCGGAGCGCGCCGGCGCGACCGCAACGTACATGAGCGACACCGCGGAGTCCGAACGGGATCGTTTGCCCGACGGCTTTTCGCTGGCCCCTGGCGAACTGTTCACCACGAGGACCGTTCGGCGTACAACGTAG
- a CDS encoding CPXCG motif-containing cysteine-rich protein — translation MTEFTDIACPYCGETIDVAVDVSAGNQTYTEDCQVCCRPIVMRLTVDEGDDSFSLSASTENDG, via the coding sequence ATGACCGAATTCACCGACATCGCCTGTCCCTACTGCGGCGAAACCATCGACGTGGCCGTGGACGTCTCGGCCGGTAACCAGACGTATACCGAGGATTGCCAGGTGTGCTGCCGTCCCATCGTGATGCGGTTGACGGTCGACGAGGGCGACGACAGCTTTTCGTTATCCGCCTCGACGGAAAACGACGGCTAG
- a CDS encoding AraC family transcriptional regulator, producing the protein MTDPLAEVVSLLQPGAGYFKMVAAAGRWRLRRTEYGQPFYGVVLEGRLHLAVDGHPAVVLQEGDFVLIPAALDFTMTSFPPPSDDVHSVPEALGNSEFRLGSPDGAVDMRSLVGHCVFASPDASLLVSLLPQFLHVRNQRRLTTLVQLVGEESRARLPARDIVIARLLEVLFIEALRSLPATDALPGLVRGLADERLAAALRRMHEDPARAWTVPQLASEAALSRSAFFERFQRAVGVAPMEYLLTWRMALAKDLLKRTNASVSDIASRVGYSSASTFSVAFTRHTGVPPSRYVAPATGEARMDERAAEPV; encoded by the coding sequence ATGACCGACCCGCTTGCCGAAGTGGTTTCGCTTCTCCAGCCTGGCGCCGGCTATTTCAAGATGGTCGCGGCGGCCGGGCGCTGGCGTCTGCGCCGCACGGAATACGGCCAGCCTTTCTATGGCGTGGTGCTCGAAGGCCGGCTCCATCTCGCCGTCGACGGCCATCCGGCCGTGGTGCTCCAGGAGGGAGACTTCGTGCTCATTCCCGCCGCCCTCGATTTCACGATGACGAGCTTCCCGCCGCCGTCCGACGATGTCCATTCCGTGCCCGAGGCGTTGGGTAACAGCGAATTCCGGCTCGGCTCGCCGGACGGCGCAGTGGACATGCGCTCGCTGGTGGGGCACTGCGTATTCGCTTCGCCCGATGCGTCGCTCCTGGTGTCGCTGCTTCCGCAATTCCTGCACGTGCGCAACCAGCGGCGGCTTACCACCCTGGTGCAACTGGTCGGCGAGGAATCACGGGCACGACTGCCGGCGCGCGACATCGTCATCGCAAGACTGCTGGAGGTGCTCTTCATCGAGGCGCTGCGTTCCCTGCCGGCCACCGACGCGCTGCCGGGACTGGTGCGAGGGCTCGCGGACGAGCGCCTGGCGGCCGCCTTGCGACGCATGCATGAGGATCCGGCGCGCGCCTGGACGGTACCGCAACTGGCGAGCGAAGCGGCGCTGTCGCGCTCGGCGTTCTTCGAGCGTTTTCAACGCGCGGTGGGCGTGGCACCCATGGAATACCTGCTAACCTGGCGCATGGCGTTGGCGAAAGACCTGCTCAAGCGCACCAACGCCAGCGTAAGCGATATCGCCTCGCGCGTCGGCTACAGTTCGGCGAGCACCTTCAGCGTGGCCTTCACCCGACATACCGGTGTTCCGCCGTCGCGCTACGTGGCTCCGGCCACGGGCGAGGCAAGGATGGACGAACGCGCGGCAGAGCCGGTCTAG
- a CDS encoding SDR family oxidoreductase: MKTVLITGCSSGFGLETARYFLDKGWNVIATMRTPREDLLPSSERLRVLPLDVSDATSIRDALAAAGPIDVLVNNAGIGLLGALESQSMDVVRDIFETNTLGTVAMTQAVIPQFRERGEGVVVNVTSTVTLRPLPLLPVYTASKAAVNAFTESLALELEPLGVRVRLVLPGMAPETRFGANATPRSMQGEAPEAYVGLMQQVMAGFQNPGPITRSIDVAEAVWRAATDPAVPMRLPAGEDAKLWAG; encoded by the coding sequence ATGAAAACCGTCCTCATCACCGGCTGCTCGTCGGGCTTCGGCCTGGAAACCGCCCGCTATTTTCTCGACAAGGGCTGGAACGTCATCGCCACCATGCGGACGCCGCGCGAAGACCTGCTGCCCTCGTCCGAACGGCTGCGCGTGCTTCCGCTCGACGTGAGCGACGCCACCAGCATTCGCGATGCACTGGCGGCGGCGGGGCCGATCGACGTGCTGGTGAACAACGCCGGCATCGGACTGCTCGGTGCGCTCGAGAGCCAGTCGATGGACGTCGTTCGCGACATCTTCGAGACCAACACGCTCGGCACCGTCGCCATGACGCAGGCGGTGATTCCTCAGTTCCGCGAGCGCGGCGAAGGCGTGGTGGTGAACGTGACGTCCACCGTCACCCTTCGCCCGCTTCCCCTCCTGCCGGTCTATACGGCCAGCAAGGCCGCCGTGAATGCGTTCACCGAGTCCCTTGCGCTTGAACTCGAACCGCTCGGCGTGCGCGTTCGCCTGGTGTTGCCCGGCATGGCGCCGGAAACCCGCTTCGGCGCGAACGCGACGCCGCGCAGCATGCAGGGCGAGGCCCCCGAGGCTTATGTCGGCCTCATGCAGCAGGTCATGGCGGGCTTCCAGAATCCGGGTCCCATCACGCGATCCATCGATGTGGCCGAAGCGGTATGGCGAGCGGCCACGGATCCCGCCGTTCCGATGCGCTTGCCCGCCGGCGAGGACGCGAAGCTGTGGGCAGGTTAA
- a CDS encoding SIR2 family NAD-dependent protein deacylase has translation MKETIVFLTGAGISAESGLQTFRDAGGLWHGHRVEDVASPEAWEKDPSMVLAFYDARRRAVRDARPNVAHEAIAALEERCEVIVVTQNIDDLHERAGSRNVLHVHGEILKARSTVDPSLVYRLAKATIDMGDLCEKGSQLRPDVVFFGEGVYALAEARKAMRNARRVVVVGTSLTVFPVAGLVKEAPFDAERYVISPDSHQQVPDGYMFLQGKASDEVPRLLRDWP, from the coding sequence GTGAAAGAAACAATCGTATTCCTTACCGGTGCTGGCATCAGCGCCGAGAGTGGACTGCAGACGTTTCGCGACGCGGGTGGACTGTGGCACGGCCATCGCGTGGAAGACGTCGCCTCACCCGAGGCGTGGGAGAAGGACCCGTCGATGGTCCTCGCCTTTTACGACGCGCGTCGGCGTGCGGTACGTGATGCACGCCCGAATGTCGCGCATGAAGCGATCGCTGCACTGGAGGAGCGATGCGAGGTGATCGTCGTTACGCAGAATATCGACGATCTTCATGAGCGGGCGGGTTCTCGAAACGTCCTGCACGTCCACGGCGAGATACTGAAGGCACGAAGCACGGTGGATCCGAGTCTCGTATACCGCCTTGCGAAGGCGACGATCGACATGGGAGATCTTTGCGAGAAAGGAAGTCAGTTACGCCCCGACGTGGTCTTCTTTGGGGAAGGCGTCTACGCGTTGGCGGAAGCCCGCAAAGCCATGCGGAACGCACGGCGAGTCGTTGTCGTAGGCACCTCGCTGACCGTTTTTCCTGTAGCAGGACTCGTGAAGGAAGCACCGTTCGATGCCGAAAGATACGTCATTTCGCCTGACAGCCACCAGCAAGTGCCGGACGGTTACATGTTCTTGCAAGGTAAAGCCAGCGACGAAGTCCCGCGACTGCTGCGGGACTGGCCTTGA
- a CDS encoding DUF4760 domain-containing protein: MTTFETYTIILQAFALIAGLVTLGFLFAQMRAMTKQITTAQEASRTQASLSLVDFLQSRDVREARECVRSVLSKKTHDQWNDTERRHASLVCSNYDVLACLIRSNLSHMELFTVNWGSSILHCHKVLSPYMDEIRRQAEGDPSYWSNFDWLKERVVSRAARS; this comes from the coding sequence ATGACGACATTCGAAACCTACACCATCATACTGCAGGCATTCGCGTTGATAGCGGGCCTGGTTACATTGGGCTTCCTCTTTGCCCAGATGCGTGCCATGACAAAACAGATCACCACGGCGCAGGAGGCGAGCCGCACTCAGGCATCACTGAGCTTGGTCGATTTTCTCCAATCACGTGATGTGCGCGAGGCACGTGAGTGTGTCCGGTCAGTGCTCTCCAAGAAGACGCATGATCAGTGGAACGATACGGAACGGCGGCATGCATCCCTGGTATGTTCCAACTATGACGTGCTTGCTTGCCTGATTCGGTCGAACTTGTCGCACATGGAGCTCTTCACAGTGAACTGGGGTTCGAGCATCCTGCATTGCCATAAGGTGCTTTCGCCTTATATGGACGAAATACGCCGACAGGCAGAAGGCGACCCTAGCTATTGGTCCAACTTCGACTGGCTGAAAGAAAGGGTCGTCTCACGCGCGGCACGCTCATGA
- a CDS encoding DUF1810 domain-containing protein yields MNDISLDRFLDAQENTYERALRELRSGQKKTHWMWFVFPQVRGLGTSERSSYFGIDGKAEACEYLEHPILGERLILATSIVLHHTDLALVDIFPYPDDLKFISCMTLFASAAPERSEFDQAIQRFADGRRDERTLHILQGGQS; encoded by the coding sequence ATGAACGACATCTCATTAGATCGATTCCTGGATGCGCAGGAAAATACTTACGAGCGGGCGCTTCGTGAGTTAAGGTCCGGCCAGAAAAAAACACATTGGATGTGGTTCGTCTTCCCCCAGGTCCGTGGCCTGGGGACGAGCGAAAGGTCGTCTTACTTTGGTATCGACGGCAAAGCCGAAGCGTGCGAGTACCTGGAACATCCGATATTGGGAGAGCGCCTGATCTTGGCGACTTCGATAGTGCTTCACCATACGGACTTGGCTCTGGTCGATATCTTTCCATATCCGGATGACCTCAAGTTCATATCCTGTATGACTCTTTTTGCGAGCGCCGCGCCGGAACGTTCCGAATTCGACCAGGCGATCCAGCGCTTCGCCGACGGAAGACGCGATGAGAGAACCCTTCATATTCTCCAGGGAGGTCAGTCATGA